TCTTAGCCAGCGCCAAAAGTCAAAGGATTTTGCCTGTCTATGAAAATAGGTGAGTATCCTTTCATCTATTTTTCCAAATCCATTTAGATGCACGACATTGTGCTGTAATTATTTGTCAATTGGTTTGAGAGCGATCGAGCTATTTGGGAAGGAGTTTCTACACCCATTCTCATGCTCAAGTCCAACCCCAACAAAATGACGGCACATAAGAGCGCAAATCGTTCTGCGTTGCGTGCGTTGGCACTGTGGCTATCCGCTACACAACCCGCAACGACTTCCTTGCCATAAATCGCAAATGAGAGCTAGTGCAGGTCGTTGGATCTAGCAGCTTTCTCTAAATACCGAGTTGGCGTAAATGGCTAATTGGGCGCGATTTTTCAGGTTGAGTCGCTCTAGCAAATGGGTAATATGAGTTTTCACCGTTCCTTCGGCAATATATAACTGGTTGGCAATTTCACGATTTGTCGAACCGTCTCTGACCAAACGCAACACATCTCGCTCGCGAGGCGTGATCGAGTTTAGGTCTTCGGGCAAAGCTGGTTTTGATTCTGACTTGTTTGCATCTTCTAGAACCCTTGTCATTAGCTTAGCCAACAGCCCCTGTCCCATTTGAGTATAGCCGCGATAGGCTAGTCGAAGCGTCTGCACTAACTCTTCCGATGGCATATCCTTGAGCAAATATCCAACTGCACCTGCTCGGATGGAGTCGGCGATGTATCGATCGTCATCAAATGTACTCAAGACAATGACTTTTACATCTGGAAACTGTTGAGAAATCTCCCGTGTAGCTGCTCGACCGTCCATAACTGGCATTCGCACGTCCATCAACACCAAATCGGGGTGCTGAGAGGCTACTTGAGCGATCGCCTCCCTACCATTATTTGCAGTTCCTACTACCTGCAAATCTGGTTCCAGCTCAAGCATTGCTTTTAACCCTTGGCTGATAATGCTTTGATCGTCAACAAGCAATAAGCGGATCGTACTCATGGCAAAATTTTGCTGTATCATTAATTCCTTGATGATACAAGTGTCAGAAGCTTTGGCAGTTGTAAGCTATATATTTACTCACTATCGACTAATTATTCGTCCATCAATTGATAGATATTTATTCGATTAACTTTCATTAAATCAAAAAATCTTGTTTATAAATCGACTCTCAATTTGGTAATGTTCTAGAAGTGTTGTTCAGAGATACCGCCCTCTCGACATCAACCAGAACCTATGGTTCGATAAAAGTAATTAGGATTAATTTAATCATGCTCAAACAACTCTCCGTAGCTCTGGTGGGAGCAGCATTGATGAGTGTTGGAATCGCACCAGCAGTACAAGCAGAAAAATTTCAAATTGAGGTTTTGGCTAATGGTCTTGACAGTCCCAGAGGACTGACTTTTGGTCCAGATGGTGCTCTCTATGTGACAGAAGCGGGTCGAGGTGGTGATGGTGCTTGCATTCCCTCCCCCAGTCAGCCAGGTGCTGAGTTATGTTACGGTGCGTCCAGTGCTTTGACACGCATTAAAGACGGTAAAAGCGAGCGAATTGTTACAGGTTTACCGTCTGTAGCATTACCGGATGGCAGTGACGCTTCTGGGGCACATGACATAGCATTTGATGCCACTGGAAAACCATATATTCTGTTTGGTTTAGCTGGTAATCCAGGCGATCGCGAGAACTTATTAGGTATTCCTGACTTCGGACAGTTGTTCGCTTTTGAGATGTTAAACACAAACGCTGCGCGCAGACCAATTGCCGATTTAGCAGCTTATGAAGGTGCAAATAATCCGGATAGCGGAGACGTTATCAGCAACCCCTATGCTTTCTTAATTAAGGGTAACACCGCTTATGTTGTGGACGCAGGTGCAAACGATCTTTTGCGTGTGGGACTGGATCGAAGCGAGCTAGCAGTGCAGACTGTGTTTAGTACACGCTTAGTGCCGAATCCGTCTGGCGGTGCCGATCTTCCCATGCAAGCAGTACCCACCTCTGTCGCCATTGGTCCCGATCATGCCTTGTATGTGGGTCAGCTCACAGGAGCGCCTTTTCCAAAAGAGGGGGCACGTATTTATCGAATTGATTCTAACGATCGGCCACAAATTTACGCTGATGGCTTCACAAATATTATTGATTTGGCTTTCGATTCCACCGGCAATTTGTACGTCCTAGAATACGCTACTAATTCAATCTCATCTGGCGACACAACTGGTGCTTTGATTCGCATTGCACCTGATGGAACTCGCACAACGATTGCCACTTCAGAACTCATTTCTCCTACTGCCCTAGCACTTGATTCTGAGGGGGGAATTTATATTTCAAATAACGGCTTTAACGCTGGGAAAGGACAAATACTTAGGCTTGTGCCTCAAGATAATTCAGTTTCCGAACCGAATTCGACATCAAGTCGGTAATGTCTTAGAAGAGTTGTTATCGTTTGGGGAATCTGCTAAATGGAATCAACGCGATCGAGTATGGTGCGACTAGCATTATCGCTGTCAAAAATCCGAGTGCGATCGCGGCACATTTATCCGAGATTAAGGAGACTGCACCTAAAAGCAGCGACTTTTCTTCAGTCTGCTTATTGGGTTCAATACAGAAAGTAGGCAATTCAAGCAAAAGAATTAGATCGTGTATTTGCTCTTTTCCAGTTAGTGACTATCATGCAAACAAGCGATCGCCAATTATTGTTGCCAAAGGTATACTTTATGAAAACAGGCGATTGCTTGCAAGTAGTACCCTAACCTCTCTAAGGCTATGCCTTTGTGATACCAAACTAGCTCAGAGTTTGGATTAATCTCAGTAGCTCGATTGAAGCTAACAATTGCCTTTTCGTAACGTCCTCTAGCACTTAATGTTATGCCTCGGTGATACCAAGCAATGAAAAAATCAGGTTTAAACTCAATTGCGCGGTCAAAGCTGTTGAGTGTCTCTTCGTAGTGCCTCAATTGCAAAAGCGCTTTTCCTTGCTTGTACCATGCCCAGTAGCTATCTGGTTGTAATTTTAGCGTCCGCTTAAAGCAAGCAACTGCTTTTTGATAGCATCCCCAGTCAATAAATGTAATGCCTTGGTTGTGCCAAAAAATTGAGATGTCTGGATTGAACTCTATTGCGCGGTCAAAGCTGTTAACGGCTGCTTCGTATTCACCTA
Above is a window of Chroococcidiopsis sp. SAG 2025 DNA encoding:
- a CDS encoding response regulator transcription factor, producing the protein MSTIRLLLVDDQSIISQGLKAMLELEPDLQVVGTANNGREAIAQVASQHPDLVLMDVRMPVMDGRAATREISQQFPDVKVIVLSTFDDDRYIADSIRAGAVGYLLKDMPSEELVQTLRLAYRGYTQMGQGLLAKLMTRVLEDANKSESKPALPEDLNSITPRERDVLRLVRDGSTNREIANQLYIAEGTVKTHITHLLERLNLKNRAQLAIYANSVFRESC
- a CDS encoding ScyD/ScyE family protein, with protein sequence MLKQLSVALVGAALMSVGIAPAVQAEKFQIEVLANGLDSPRGLTFGPDGALYVTEAGRGGDGACIPSPSQPGAELCYGASSALTRIKDGKSERIVTGLPSVALPDGSDASGAHDIAFDATGKPYILFGLAGNPGDRENLLGIPDFGQLFAFEMLNTNAARRPIADLAAYEGANNPDSGDVISNPYAFLIKGNTAYVVDAGANDLLRVGLDRSELAVQTVFSTRLVPNPSGGADLPMQAVPTSVAIGPDHALYVGQLTGAPFPKEGARIYRIDSNDRPQIYADGFTNIIDLAFDSTGNLYVLEYATNSISSGDTTGALIRIAPDGTRTTIATSELISPTALALDSEGGIYISNNGFNAGKGQILRLVPQDNSVSEPNSTSSR
- a CDS encoding tetratricopeptide repeat protein, which translates into the protein MKANFHLKAKFFFQQGLCQEQAGKHEAAIALFDKALLYQPDYADAWSQRGIILGKLGQHDEAIANFERALAIKPNAAWIWHNRGIALGKLGEYEAAVNSFDRAIEFNPDISIFWHNQGITFIDWGCYQKAVACFKRTLKLQPDSYWAWYKQGKALLQLRHYEETLNSFDRAIEFKPDFFIAWYHRGITLSARGRYEKAIVSFNRATEINPNSELVWYHKGIALERLGYYLQAIACFHKVYLWQQ